From the Leptospira perdikensis genome, the window CCTCTGGGAAAAAATCTGGTTTTGGAAAAACTTTTTCTGCCAAACGGGCATGAGCTGAAGCCTGAAACCCACCAGTCTCCGTCCAATGCGAATAATCAAAGTGGTGAGAATTATTCGGAATGGCTTTAGAAAAATAAGATGGATAAAGTGCAAACCCCGCTCCTGGTTTCACAAGAGTGATGGGAATCCAAAGATTGATTTGGTTTTCTGGGTTGGCATACCAAGGGTCTCTATGAATATAAAGAACCGATTCGGAACCAGAAGCAGTATGAAACCCACTCGGAACACAACGAAGCCGAAATAGATCCACATACAAATCATCCGAATCCATACCAAAAGATGCAAATAAGGGAAAAAGGTAGAGTTTTAACGACTGGTTTTCATAAATCCTTGTTCGGATTTGTTTCATTCGTTCCACAAGTTCGAAGTAAGAAATTTGGGAACTAACAACGACAGGATCCCCTTCCGAGAATTCTTCGTTTATGTATTGTTTGATGGTATCTAAAAAAGGGAAGGATTCGTTTGGGCATCTACCAGAGAAAGTTTCTCCAGCGAACAATGATTCAAGTAACATTGTCCTTGGTTTGTTTCTCTATTTCTGCTTTTAGTTCGATAATACTCATGTACAAGTTGGCAAATGTTGTGAGTTGGTTCATTGCATCTTGTAAACCCGCTTTAAATAAAAGTCCGTTGTCCATATGTTCCCGAAAAATAGTAAGCGGATTTTCCGCCTCCATACTTTCTACCGTTTTTTGGTAAGATTCCATCAATTCTTTTTTATCTAAAAGAGTTTCAGGAACCTTCCAACCATTGGACAACCGACTCATAAATACTATCTACCTTCGACTTCGAGAAGTTTGGTGGTCTTTACAATGATACGAGTGACAACATAAAACACAAAACCAAATCCTAAAAACCAAGTATGAAACGGTTTCCAAATTCCAGTAATGTCTACTGCACGTAAAGATGGCTCTTGGTAATATACTTGAATCAAATCAAAAACAGTAAACACTACAATGATTCCAAATAAACTCGGATATTCGCGTTTCCAAATATTACGGAAAGAAAAATCTAAATTTGGTTTTTTATATCCAGAAAGTCTAGGAATGAAAGCAGGAGTTTTGTCTGCCCATTCCAAATATCCTTTTGCGAACTTCCCTCGAAGGAAATATTCTTCTGCGAAGATAATACGTTCGTAATATAGATAGAAGAACATGATATATACTAACGCAAAAGCAAAATCCCTGAGGATGAATACTGGGCCAAGATACATCAGAAAATTCCCTACATACAGAGGGTGTCTCACCAAAGAGTAGATCCCTGATTGGTTCACCACATCGGCAACTTGTTGTTTTGTATTTCTGCCAGAAGTGTTTTTCGGAGTGTACCCGATCGTAAAACATCTAACAAAAAGACCTGTAAAACTGACAAAAAAAGCGCCAGATAACCAATACAAATTGGACTCGTAATTCCCTTGGAAATAAGGGACATACGGTAGATACAGTAAGGAAAGAAACAAAATGACTCCTGGGATGTAGGAGCGCCATCGGAAGAGAAAATTGCCTTGTTGGTTGAGTTCTTCTATAAGTGCCATGTGAATTCGTACTTGCTTCCTTTGATTAAGCTGTCAGCATTCGTCCTATGTCAATCAAATCCTTTATCCCTGCAAAGTTCAATCTTCCTGCTTTATGGTTTACGGATCTGACACTTCCCGTCCTCAACAAAATGCTCCATAATCTTGAATCCATAGAGATTTCGGAAACCGACCAAAAGACTTTAAAATCCTTTCAAAAAGAACGACTATTATACATCTCCAATCATCCCACAACCAAAGAACCGGGAGTTGCCTACCATTCAGCAAACATCATGGGTTCTAGGTTTCATTATATGGCCGCGAGAGAGGTATTCGAATGGGCCTACGGATTTGTTGGTGACTTCATCCAATCAATAGGAGCCTATTCAGTGTTAGCTGGTGCACCGGACAGAGAATCCCTCAAAGCTTCAAGAGAAATACTTGCTTCCAAAGGCGGAAAACTAGCTCTCTTTCCCGAAGGAGAACCCACAAGCGGAATGAACGACACCCTACTTCCCTTCCAACCTGGAGTGGCACAACTGGGATTTTGGGGACTAGAAGATGCTCTAAAAAAAGACCTTGAAGCAAAAATCTGGATTTTACCAACCTTCGTTAAGTACAGAATGACCGGTTCTATCGATTCCATGCAAAAAGACATCGACCAAGCGGTAAACAAAATGGAACAAAAGTTAGGGATCGAAAAAACAGGAAAAGACATCGTTCATAGATTTTTGTCTGTAGGAAAACGAATGATCGAAAGAGAAGAAAAAGAATATGGAGTTCCTGTGGAAGAAGGCAGAGCTGATGACTTTGACTATCGATTGGGACGGATGCGCCATGCCATGCTCGACAATATTGCGAGAAAAGCCAATATCCCAAAATGGGAGGCGGAAGCCAATGCCATTGAAAAATTAAGAAGAATTCTAAGTGTACTCGAAATGGTATCGGTGGGAATGCCCGATCCGAACGGTGAACTTCCGAGTTTAGAGATGGCAACTTGGGCAAGAAAAGCCGCCACCAAAGCTTACGACTTTATCACCATCCAAACGGCTTATATCAAAGAATTACCTAGTGCAGAACGTTTGTATGAGTTTTTGTATCGTTACGAAAACGAACTTTTTGGGGAATTTAGCCCAAGACCCCACAGAGCAGTTGTTAGATTTGGAACACCATTCACGATCAATGAATATTTAAGTTCTTATAAAGAGGACAAAAAGAAAACGCTAGATCTCATTACAGATCGTCTAAGAAAAGAGTTACAGACCATGCTTGTGGAAGAAAAGTCCAAATCAAATCCATTGTTTCCGAGCCAATATATTTTTTAATGAAAACATTCAGTCGGGAACAAGTTAAAGATTGGGTCGATAAAACCCAACCTATAGAAATGACAACCTATGGTGCCTCCAAAGTTTTGGATGAAAACTTGGTAAATTTACTGGACGCACTTACAGAAAAATATGGGATCCCAGACTTATCCGCAATTCTTTTCACGATTGTTAAAGACTTAATCCTCAATGGTTTTAAAGCCAACTTCAAAAGACTTTTTTTTCAGGAAAACCAACTAGACATTCAATCCCCCGCCGACTATGAATTAGGTGTACGGATGTACAAAAGCCTAATCCTTTCTGGACGTGGAAATACATTTGAACCATTGGCTCGGGAAAAAAATCTCTATGTTCACCTCAAAATCGAACACAACGAAACCCAAATTAAATTTGATGTGAGAAACAATACTACACTTGTACGAGGAGAGATGCAAAAAATTAGGAACTCTCTATTACATGCACAGAACTACAATGATATTATGGAATATTATATCGAAAGGGGAGACAATTCAGAAGGAGAAGGAATTGGTATTGCTCTCTGCGTCATCTTACTCAAAGGAGAAGGCCTTCCCACGGACCAATTTCGGATCTACCATGAAGATGGAGAAACCATCGCTCAACTTACAATTCCCTTGAAGAAAAGCTAGCCCAAAGAAACGTATCTCACATTTTGGGTTTATGGGTTCTGCTACTGTCCTCTCGAATGATTCCATTCCTAAAGTTCTTTCTGATATCGTTGCCAACGAAACAAACCATGCACTATGGCTCAATACTCTCTCCCTATTAGAACATCTTGGTTCGAGAAAAATCCTCCTCACACAATCCAGTGAAGAAACCTCTGAGATGATTTTAAAACATGCCACGGAAGAAGCAAGGCATGCTCTCTTTTTTAAAAAAGCAGCCCGCACCATAAAGCCTAGTTTCCAATTGGGATACCAAAACTCCGCACTCGTTCGGGGAACGGCAGCAAGAATTTATTTCGCAAAACTGGATACACTGGTACGCAGAAGTTTACGCAAAGTTTTTACGGATGAAAAACAATTCACCTACCTTGCTTATTTGTACACCACCACGGTCATCGAAAAACGGGCCATGGTCGTCTATGCAGCGTACGACGAAATTTTGGACCAGACTGGTTCTCCCATTCGCCTAACTAACCTGATTTTAGAAGAGGAAGGCCACCTTTCTGAAATGAGTGCCGAAATGTTCCGTCTCGACCCGGGAGCCAAAGAACGATTGGCGAATTTAGAGACAGAAGAAGCGAAGATTTTTGTCCGATTTTGGCTCCAAATCCGTGAATTCTCGCTGAATTAAAAAAGGCTTGCGGAAAAAATCCGAGCCTGGTTTTCTTCAACCATCTTCATGCGACATAATACTATTATTGGATCTTTGAGAAAATGGGATTAGAAGTCTTTTTATTACCTTTTTTGGCAAGCGTAGCAGTGACCATTGGGCTTCGTCGTTTGGACAAATCGAACACCAAACTCTCCCAACTCAAACGTTATGCGTCCAAATTGACCGATGAAATTGATGGTGTTGCCCTTCAAAAAATCCAATTGGTAAAAGATGCCGGTATTGACCTCGACATCCTTGTCAAACAGTCCCGCAAAGTTGCCGAAGACATCCAACATTTAAGTTCAGAATCTCGCGACCTATTCGAAAAAATCCGCGCAAGTAAAGATTACCTCTCTTCTTTATCAGGTGAGATGGAACAAATTCAAGACTTAAGCACCCAAGTCCGTCGCGAAAAACAATATATGGAAGAAGGACTCTCCCAAATCAATACCCACAAACGAGAGTTACGTGAAGTATCCGAAGATATGGAAGCCCTTCATAACGAATCCATCTCCATGTTGGATACTTTCCAAAACAAACTCAATCATAGAAGTGATGAAATTTTACAATCGGTTGCACAAAAGATGGTGGAACTCGAAAGCCTTCTCGAAACCAAATCAGATTTTTTAGACAACTCTCTTTCTAAAATTGCAGAAACGGCTCGT encodes:
- the lmtA gene encoding lipid A Kdo2 1-phosphate O-methyltransferase, giving the protein MALIEELNQQGNFLFRWRSYIPGVILFLSLLYLPYVPYFQGNYESNLYWLSGAFFVSFTGLFVRCFTIGYTPKNTSGRNTKQQVADVVNQSGIYSLVRHPLYVGNFLMYLGPVFILRDFAFALVYIMFFYLYYERIIFAEEYFLRGKFAKGYLEWADKTPAFIPRLSGYKKPNLDFSFRNIWKREYPSLFGIIVVFTVFDLIQVYYQEPSLRAVDITGIWKPFHTWFLGFGFVFYVVTRIIVKTTKLLEVEGR
- a CDS encoding 1-acyl-sn-glycerol-3-phosphate acyltransferase, producing the protein MSIKSFIPAKFNLPALWFTDLTLPVLNKMLHNLESIEISETDQKTLKSFQKERLLYISNHPTTKEPGVAYHSANIMGSRFHYMAAREVFEWAYGFVGDFIQSIGAYSVLAGAPDRESLKASREILASKGGKLALFPEGEPTSGMNDTLLPFQPGVAQLGFWGLEDALKKDLEAKIWILPTFVKYRMTGSIDSMQKDIDQAVNKMEQKLGIEKTGKDIVHRFLSVGKRMIEREEKEYGVPVEEGRADDFDYRLGRMRHAMLDNIARKANIPKWEAEANAIEKLRRILSVLEMVSVGMPDPNGELPSLEMATWARKAATKAYDFITIQTAYIKELPSAERLYEFLYRYENELFGEFSPRPHRAVVRFGTPFTINEYLSSYKEDKKKTLDLITDRLRKELQTMLVEEKSKSNPLFPSQYIF
- a CDS encoding rubrerythrin — protein: MGSATVLSNDSIPKVLSDIVANETNHALWLNTLSLLEHLGSRKILLTQSSEETSEMILKHATEEARHALFFKKAARTIKPSFQLGYQNSALVRGTAARIYFAKLDTLVRRSLRKVFTDEKQFTYLAYLYTTTVIEKRAMVVYAAYDEILDQTGSPIRLTNLILEEEGHLSEMSAEMFRLDPGAKERLANLETEEAKIFVRFWLQIREFSLN